From the genome of Triticum aestivum cultivar Chinese Spring chromosome 1A, IWGSC CS RefSeq v2.1, whole genome shotgun sequence:
AATTCTAGATCATGACGAGTAACTCCACACTGAAAAGCTCACTCTTGGGACAACTTTGAGCACTAGTGCTTATTAATGGGGATCAAATTCAAGCAATGTGACTTGGTGTTTAAACAAATCAAACGGTGCATGGCTGTGAGGGCATTAGGATGCGACCATGTGAAATTTTTGCATTATCTATTGTAAGCTTGCAGGTTAACAAAGCTCGAGAACAACCAAATACCCTTCTTCGTCTGCTCCGCTTCGTGCATTATCCTATCGAAAGTGTTCCAAGTTCCAATTCATGGTAGTGGAGGCCACACAACCAAGTTTCCAGAATCATAGGAGAAAGAATGGTCGAATCATATTGATGAGAATTCCTCCTAAACTGATGAGAATTCCTCCTAAACCGCCAGTCAGCCGCAGGTTAAGATAGGGGTTTTATTTGATGAGCTTGTTCCCTACTGCAAGTCAGCAGCAGGCCCTGTAGTTTTAGTCGATAAATTTGAGCCGTACAATCTTTCATCTCGCGTCAATTAGAGATCTGTCAAACTAATATTTGTAATCGAAGAGTGAATTTCACTATTTATCATATCTGTCTTCATATCCATAATGTGTTGCTAGTCTGCAAAGATGATTCAGTGTCATTTTTCCCCCTTGTGATGAGACAAAAATCTGCCCAAGCAACACCAGCTACGGCAGAGGGGGAACATCGACTCTCGTCAACAGTTTCGTTTCTAAGCATAGAAGATTTCACTTAGTGGTGGGCCCGTCAACAAACATTTCACTTAGTGGGGGGCCCGTCAACAAACACTGCGGGCACCCTCTCCATCCCTAGCCCTGGCCTTGGGTTCACAAAGTACAGGGTTGGGGCTTCAGGAAGTGTAACACTCGAGAGATCAAAGAGACCTCATGTGCACCTGCACCTGATGACCTTGTAGCACGTCGAACCTTATACACCTTACGGCTTGGCATCTTATGAAAGGGAAGGAATGGGATATTAGAAAATGGCTGTGAGAAAATGCTTTTCTCCCAAGTGTATGAATTCTCCGGGAACCATGAAATGCCAGTGACCATAGAGAAATAATAACAGATGTACATGATTTGCTAGACGAATTGCTACGCTAAAGCAAGCACGGGTAACAGTTGACTAAAAGATACGTCAAACGTTGCTAATCATAAAACTATTGTTGCTCTGGCAATTGCCACCTCCCGACTATTGTTGCCTTGGACTTGAGCGTCGGCGAGGCTCCCTCTACGCCTCCCCCCGCGGTGTCCATGGCCGGTGTCGCAGGGTGTTCGGCGAAATGGCCAAAGGTTACTTTTATCTCTTTTTCCTTGTCCTTTTCTTTTTTCTACAATGATATGAAAATATAGTTGAGATTCATATTTCATGCAAAAGGGGGTGTGAACTAGCAAAAGAAATTAAGTTTAGATGATCCGCTAGTTCACAGCCTCCTAATAAACAGAATTTTCTTGGGAGCCTCCCAATAAGTTGTTTTTGGGGGGTAAGTATTGGGGATGTGATAGAGATGCTCTGAAGTGGTTTGGTACCTTATGCAAAAGATGCGTTACAAAAAGAAGTTATATAATGATGGAAATCAAAGGATTTGTTCATTACTTTTAGGCTACCAAGAAACATCACGGACAAATACAATATCAGGATTTCTGGCTGATCACAAACGTCGACTGACATAAGGGATTTTAATGTGGACATTATTGGGAAGCTACTGATGAATCGGGAAGTTGGAATTCCAGTGCTCTCTGAATGTCTAATAATAGGAGACACATGACAAAACAATATCCTTATTTATGGCACTTGCGTAAAACATCGAAGTGTAAATATCGGTGGAAATAGATATTTATTTACCACCAATACTGCAGCTGTTAGATGCACGGTCTCACAATAAAACCCTGTAATTATCCTAGTTCTTCTTTGGGTATTCTCTTGCACCAAATATGGTTGATCCAACCCTGACATTTGTGCTGCCCATTTCAATCTGCATAAACGCACACAAAATAAAAGTACATGTCATTAGACATTATATTCAGTTTGTATATCTCTGAGTTATCTTCTTGTAACATGTTCCTTACCGCCTGCTCAAAATCAGCAGACATGCCCATTGACAGCTCGCACTGCTCTTCTGGTATTCCAAGTTCATCGCATACCTCCTTCCGGCAACTAGTCAATGCCTAAGCATTCAGCAAGCAGCACAAATTAGCCCTATGAAGCATATCAGTCCAATTAAGTTTGTGCTTCAGAATATACCTTGAAATTCTCTGGAGTTGAGGAGTAATCAAGCATTCCAATTGTCATCAAACCAGAAAATACAAGATTTGGGCAGCTTGACTTGACATGTTTTGCTAATCCCACACACCCTGAGGGATCTACTCCAAATTTTGCTGCAAAATAGTAACAGGGTCTGAGGACCACATATCTTCAGCCTAGCAATCCTCGGACAGGTATAATATGCCGTCATCTAGCAAAGCTCATTACTAACAAACACCTAACAGTAGCTACAAACAATGTGCTGCGTACCAGTGCTCAGAACTAAAGACACAGGTTCTCATATTGAGAAATTGCGTATCAAGCCAGCATGTTCACAACTGTATTAAAGAAGAGAACTAGAGTACCCACATTCTTCTCCACTTGTGTTAACTTGGACCAAGACCTTAAGAGGTTTTCTCCCCAAATCAGCTACCACCCGATCAAGACGATTTGCGATCTGAAAAAAGAAACAAATATTAGATTCAACCTCGTTGCAGATGCACAATCGAGAATCTGGTCTTGCAACAAGATGAATGGAGAGAGACAAGCTTTGCATTTTTATTGAGAGAAAAAAAACCCAGAAAGATGCCAACACATTTCAAGGCCTAGTGGCGCAATAAAATATTATTATGGAAAATACGATAAGAATAAAGCTAAGCCTGGAAAACATACTTTTTCTTGACTAGGCAAAAATATACCCTTAAgaaggcaacataaactagaacaAAATTGCAGTCGAATAAACCACAAGACAACATAAACTGTTCATATACCTTCTCGTCGTCTACGCTCTCAACCATGTCAAGACTTGGTACACCAGCTGTAGGTTAAGAAGAATAAAATTAGCTCAATAGTGAGCAATAAAGTAGAGAAGATATCAGGTATGAACTTGTGTACAGAAGTGAACACATATATTAAGTAAAATAGGAATATCTCTAACTTTTTATAGATGAAACATGAGCTCTGTCATTCATTAATGAAGAAACAGTTTACAAACAGAGATCGCACACCGCAATACGAAACGAAACCAGCCAATTATTCTAGAATAAAGTAACTAGTACTTAACCATCTCTTGAGCCAAGACACCAGACTCAAGCATTTGTCAACACCAAGCCACATTATTCTGTAAATACTCCTAATTTATTGCATATGTTACCTATCTAAAACCTTATTTAGGACAAATCATACAGGGCAAGATAAAAATAAGTGGTGTGAGTAATATATAACTATTTAAGAGCGGCAAACCTAAGCAACTGAAAATCGAAAGTTAAGAAGACTTGTATCTGCCAGAATATCCAAACAAGAATGAAGACACTAACCTAGCAGGGCTTTGGCTTTGTTGCTCTGCAGGTTCCCAATGAAGTGCCACTCAATATCCTCTGGAAGCTGCAACAAGAAGAACACTTGCTCAGACAACTCAATGACTGAAAAGAATTAGGTCACTGATTTTACGGACTATGAAACATAGTTCTCAAGCCCTGCACTACCATGCAAGTATAGCAATTtaactgtttggaatatttccgaAATCATTAAGAGTGGAAAACTTTCAATTGCTGGGAAAATATGGCCAAATCTTCGAATATTGGTTGGTTATATGAAGTAATGTCTGATGTTCGGCATACACCTCTATACGGGATATGTTTGTACCCTCTGGTGCGAACCAAGCTTCCTGCATAACATTGCCAGAAGATAGCGGGTGCGAACCAAGCTTCCTGCGTAACATTGACAGAGGATAGCAAACAAAGCGAACATGGACATTCGGATGGTCTTTATATATTTGGGGCCTATTTGAATCACAGGAATTTTGTAGGATTTCAATCCTTATAAATTCTCCTCCAAAGGTGGTTATTTGTTTTTTAGGACCATAAACCTTAGAATTTCTCCCACGGATCACATAGTACAGGATTCCAATAGAATATCTACATTGAATTTAACCAGTTGGCAAAATTCCTATTGCTCATCAATTCATATGTTTTCTGGCATGGCCTAATTCATCTGTGGTGTACAGGGCGTACGAATAATGAGCACCTATTGAAACCCCAGCTCAAATGCTAACTGAACATAGGTGATAACTCTGGAATGAAATCACTAAGCGACTTGTTCTCCATTCACGTTCCAAATCAGCAGTTCATTCACGCGGCCAGAAAGGGGGATAAAAATTTCGAGCTTCTCAGCTGGGGGTACAACCTGGGGGGCCTTGTCGATGAGCTCCTGGACGTAGTTCTCGCCGAAGCAGCGGTGGCCGGCGTCGTACACGCCGCGGATGACGCCCACGGGCTTCGTCTTGCTCACGGCCACCACGCGCACCGACTCCGGCGCGcgccccgcccgcgccgccgcctgctgcgCGCGCGACAGCACCGACCGGAGCGCCGCGGCCGCGCCCTCCACCGCCGCCACggacgccatcgccggcgccgctgatccgccgccctcctccgtggccgctgccgccgtcgccgtGGTTGGTGGGAGCCGCCTATATGTGTTACAGTCGTGTGTGGCTCCTCGTGTGGTTAACCTTTTTTCCCCTGATCTATTTTTGAGGAAATGAGAGCTCCAGGTTGGAATTCTGGACGGTTCgctcatttctttttctttttcgttttgaAATAAATATCTACCAATTTAATATACAAGTGTCTCGTATTTTTCCACCGTTGCATGTATCACTGGATTGTCCGTAAGAAAATGGTGTAACTCTAGGTGCTTAGCAGATGCTGGGCTAAGCTTAAAAGTCAATTTTAATTAGTTCATTTAAACTGTACCCATTTGTACTGCGAATGATACAGTTTGAGATGCGAGGACACAGAAAACTGATTTGCCCATCAGCAGTTCATGTTTTCGACACGAATATTCATTGAACAAATTCTATAAACTAACACCTATAGTTCCAAAACTCAAAATTATTATTCATCACAAAAGACTCCTAGATTCGTAACAAATACTTtcaaacgtcttacattatgagacggagggagtagtattcacGGGCATAAATCTTTGTTTGAATACTTCGATATCTAACAACCACATTATGTCCTACTAGTTCTTTTCAGCAGTAGATTATGAGAATGTGTACACGGAATCACTTGTGTGCAGAATCCCCGAGAAGCTACAGTCCGATTCTTTCGACAAACCTTCCATTCCATACAACACGGAGATGCGCACTGATCATGCATTCATGCTTACTCATATACAACATCCGAACATGAGCTCATGTTAACCCCAGGGTGAAAACAAGTTAGATATTCCCACACTAATCAGAAAAAAAAACAGGAAACTCACACATCAATTTAGCAGAAgaaaagtactacctccgtctcaaATTATAAGACGGTTTGTTAGGCTATTTTAGCCTACCAAAACATCTGATAATTTGGAACAGAGGAAGTAATTATTTAAGAATCAAGGCACTGGAGATGATGATGGACTAATTACTGCGCATAACATACTACATGACCATATGATTAGATATATCTATGGTCGCTTTGTTAAAAGGAATAAAAGATCATCATCTACCATATCAACAAAAGTATTCTCTCTATTCCAGAACATAAggtttttttaagtcaaacttttctATATTTGACCAAGTTTTTCGAATAAAATGTCGATATCCCAAATTAACATCATTAGACCCATCATTAAATATTTTCtcatattttatttatttggtATTGTAGGTTCTGTAAACTTGGTCAGACATAGACAGGTTTGACTTCTAAAAAACTTAACACACATTATCTTTTGGAACGGAGGagtaataaaaaaacaaaaatgcCCCAGAATAAAATCATATCAATGATGTAATTTCAAAATATCACGGTTATTGACCACACCCAGGCATGCATGAGCATGATACTAGATGACAAGCCAATATGGCCAGTTCTTGAGGAGGTCGTTTGCAACTCTAACTGGCAAAGTAATAGTATGATCGATCTCCAGGTCACAAATGGCAGATGGTACGGAGAGATGGAGATAGTTTATTTTCTTTGGGACTAAAAGTGGACATAGATAAATCCGAATCCCATAGTCAATTTACGCCCAGTGCTTACTTGGGATTTACATAAGACTCGACAGTAAGGACGGTCTGTGCAATGGTGCAGAAAAGCACAATAACACCAGCCAACGCTGCGACAACCAACCATGGATTGCTCAAATGGTTGTGCCTCAGCCACGCAACCCACCTGTGCAGACGGTTTTGATAATATGCCTCCAGGGCTAAACACATGTGATTTAGGTAATAGTTCCCATAGAAATCGAAGACAACACCTTTTGTCAGCCTGGTAAAGAGCTGCGATACATCTCTGTCGCTGCGCATATGATGTGCGATGACCCCCTTTCGAGCCAGCAGTGCTATATCATCTGGCATGCTCATCAGCTTAGCCAGGAAGATAATGTAAGCAGTCACATCATTTCCGACTTGCGGACATGTTTGCTCTAGTGCAATGAAGTTTCTGAAAAGGACACTGGTTTGGTCATCCACAAACAAGAAGGGGAATTCCAGGATACCATTTCTGAGTTTTATATCCAGGAGTGAATGGGGATTATGCTCAGAATATGTTCTCCTCTTAAACTCAATGCCAGCTTCATGATACTGTGTTGCTCGGCGCCATCGATTAGGAAAATGGTCATCCTGCGACAAACCTAAATGGCTGAGATAACCCTGTCCCAGCTGAAGGAACTGATGAATGTAGTGTTGCGCTGTGAGCTCCTTGTGCTCTTGCTCGTTAGAACTGGGTCTGAAATACATATGACACAGGTGAAGCAAATGATCAAAATCTATTGGGCGACTGGATTCTCGTATTGCTGTTGGATAGAATGGCAGGGTCATTTCTATAAATCTAGCAACACCTGATTTACACGTTGGTGTCATCTTGTTTGAACTTACTACCTCATATATTGCCTCAACTATGAAAAAGGGAATTTGGTTCTCCAGCAAGAGTAGATCATGTATAACAAAGATATCATACCACTGTCCGATCTGTCTAGTGTTATCCTGATATACACATTGCTCTGTTTGATGGTCACTGATTTCCAAACATAACTCGATCTCAGGCACTGTATTTTCTTCTACTACAATGTTTATTATGTCATTCTGGTTCCTGGTGTTTATTTGTTGAATATCAATTCTCTCTGTTAAGTTTGGCTGTCCAGAAGTCATTTCTTCCTCAACTATTTCGGCATGTGATGAACTAGCCGTGGCTCTTTGGGGTCCAGCACTTATAAATTCATTGAGTCCTCCGAGTGAAACAAGGACAAAACATCCATCAAGCAAGAGAGTCTGCAAGAACTTCCTCTTATTCATTTTAATATCCCCAGAATAACACATCCTTGCTCTTTTCTCTAGTCTGTTTATGATGGTCAAGTAATCTTTCAGACCCTTCTCACAATTCAACTTAAGGATGTAGTCCAAGCGGTTCCATTTTTCACTCTCCatagaagaaagtgctgaagatcCATTGTTATAAGGGCCAATTGACAACATTATTGGGTCATAAGAATTTCTATCTATCATACGAATGTGCGGATGTATTCTTGGTATCAAGCAGAATTCAGAACCACTGTCATAATCAATATGTGATGAAATACAGCTTATCAGCTCACTCTTCATTGAATTACCCAGTTCCTCTATCTCTACGTCAGGCATAATGTGCTCCACTTTGGCCATTTCTTGTCTTCAGCTACTGGGTCACATACGAAAGAAAAAGAACATCAGTGATGACACTTGTGGCCCAATAAAAAACTCTAGCACAGGGGTTTGTGTGCTGATAATCATAATTGAAAGGCTCTCAACTCCATTATCTGAAACAAGAGTAGTTTGAAGGAAAAATTGACTAAAATAACGTCTATGACAACTGTGGCCCCAGTGCTAGATACTACTAGATACCAGATACCAGTTATTATATATTGGTGTAACTAGAAAATACTATATTCGAATTCTAACTTGTTCTTTAAGAGTGTACTCCTTTCTATATTGCCATTTAGTACTTAACATTAAACTCAAGAGTTCACTTTTACCTTATATAGATGTTAAGAAACTCCAACACACATCCCGTTTTATGTATATTAACTCTAACACAGTTCAAAAACCATCCTCCCCGATCATGGAAGGGCGGCAAGTTGCAAGCCCTTCCCAAACTCACTTCTCATGGCCCATGGCTGGTGAAGAAAGATGAATCAGGAAAAAGGAGGGTATGAAAGGAAGAGTACGATCATTTCATAAGGGtaacaaaataatataaattgaATTTTTTGGCTGCCGTCACCATTGGTGGCATCGTAATAGTGGCACCAACTTGACGTTCTCCTCTTCTAATACAAAATATATGCACTTAGGTGTGGAGTTTGAAGAAAAAATAGTAATTGATATTTGCAAATAATCAATGGAATGTTCAACGTCTTCACACTCTGTTGATCCTAATAATGAAGAAAACGCTGGTGGGTACAACAAGACAGCCAATGTACATTGCAAATAGTTAAAGGAACAAAATTCCAGGATTGTGATACTAATTCTTTCGAAAGGTATGATGATAAAGATAATGTGTCATTGATGAGGATTACACTGGTCCTGACGCCTCTTGTACACGTGTGTCCAAGAgtttgtgtgtgtggtggtgggcgGCATTATATTAAGCCATCGGATGTATCAGCGAAGGTGAACAACAATGAAATTAGCCAAAGGATGTTCACCATTTTTATGCCAGCCAGCTTCTTCCTAACCCCACATTTCCCTCCCTCCCATTCCCAAATTCCCTTCTTCGCAATTTCAATCATTTCATCGCAGAATAACAGCAAATGGTACCCTGGGAACTTTGCTGAAGGTAGGAAAGAATGACGTACCGGGGACAAGAGTTCCGTTGGCCGCAGCAGGAAATGCGAATGCTGCGTGGGCGCCTATATCCAACAGGAAAGTTTATCGGGAAGAGGGAGGTGGCAGAGATCATCAGGATGTTGACCAGATATGTGATCCTGAGATGGAGACCGGTGACGCCGCCTCTCTAGAACGGGTTCGCCGCCCCTCACCACTACTTCTTGTAGACAGAGGCTGGGGGCGACGGTGGCCCCGCGCTGTGCAGCGGCGGAGGAGGATAATTGCCGACTGAAGCGGATCGGGACCGGGGACAAGGAGGCGGGACGGCCAAGCCGCTGCGGAGCACTCTGAGGCTGCGTGTTAACAAATGACAGTTCGGACTATAGACATTGAGAGCATGGATACTGTTAGATGTCTATAGCCCTTTTCGGTTCATTCCCATTGTATAAGAGGTCTCTTACACTTTGCCATACACATGTATATGTACTGGCCTTTGGCCCTTCTGTGAAATCAGTTGCTCActtatccaacatggtatcagttGCCAGGTTCCTCTTTCTCTCCCGCACGCTGCAGCTTGGTGCCGAGCTTCCCCGTCGCCGGCCATCTCCTTCCTCGCTGCCGGCCACCTTCTCCACGCCCGGCCACCCCTGCCCGTGCCCGCCGAGCTCACCCGCTCCCAGGCCACGACCTCCCCGCCCGGCTGCGCCCAGGCCTCGCCCTGGTCGCGCCCCTCGCCCCTGCCGCGTCCTGGCCCCGCCCCAGCCGCGCTTTAGGCCGCGCCCCGGCCGCGTCCAGGCCTTGCCCTCCCCAGGCTGCGCCCCAACCGCGTCTCTGGTTGCCCAGGCCGGCTCCTTTGCATCTAGCTGCAGCTGCCGCTGCTTCCTCTACTACTGCGCGTCTCTGGTTGCCCAGGCCGCCTCCTTTGCATCTAGCTGCAGCTGCCGCTGCTTCCTCTGCTGCTGCAGGTGCGGCCCAGGGCCGGCGCTCCTCTAGGCCTCCCGATTCCCCACTCGGTGCTACCGTGAGTTTctccgccccgatccagatcgggaagCATTGGCCAAAAAAACAGAGAGGAGAAAAACAGAGTTCCCTCATGTCTTCTTCGGGCTATGTTGCAGTTCCTAGGTGCTTCGTGATCTTCGATGGCATCAACTATGCTGAGTTTGTGGGGTTCATGCGCATCCATATGCGTGGCCTTCTTCTGTGGGGTGTTTTTTCTGGCGAGGTCCCCTGCCCGCCATGCCCTGTTGCGCCCGTGGCCCCAATCCCACCGGTGCCGCCGGTACTTGCTGCTGAGGCCTCTCAGGCTGACCGGGATGCCGCCAAGGCCCTTGATGATGCTGCAGTTGATACTTATGATCAGCAGGTATCTTCTTAATCCGATGCTCTTTCGGTGTACCGCGATGACCTCtgtgcttacactcagtggtgcaatgatgatgctcgtgctgctgctgttcTCACTGCCAGTGTCCTCCCTCGGTTTGCTTCAGAGTTCATGGGACTTGGCACAGTTGTAGCGATGTGGGCTTATctttgtcagcgctatcagccctctggtgatgctctctacctatctgtggtgcgtcaggagcacGCCCTTCAGCAAGGTGATTcctctgttgatgagttctattcacagtgctctgccatctggcgtcagcttgactcTCTTCGGACAGTTGTCTGTAGCACCTATCGTTGCTGTCAGACTACTCGGTCTGATCTGGAGTTTCAGCGggtccatgagttcttatctcgtctccgctctgagtttgagctgcgacgtgctcacttgcttgctcgtggCCGTGTTCCTATCTCGGAGGTGCTTGCTGAGCTTCGTGCTGAAGAGACCCGCCTTCGCTCCGCTGGTTTGCTGGTGGTCCCGTCTATGTTGGCTGCTCAGGCTCTTGTGTCATCAGCTCGGCTCACCGCTCCACCGCTCCTTCCCACaccttccgggggggggggggtcggtcgCCCTGCTTATACTGAGAGGGGCACGTCGCGCTGTGACACCGTCTGTGGTTACTACTCCCGGCCAGGTCACCCAGAGTTTGATTGTCGCGAGAAGAAGCGAGATCAGAGGCGCTCCAGCGGGACTCCCGTGTCTTCCTCGactccgtcactcactgaccaggacattgttCGCCTCAAGCGTCTTCTTGCTTCCTCGGGCTCCTCGTCGACTAGCTCTGCTGCTGCCgtgactgcatcctcttcctcaccatcaccggcatctacacagtcaggtacatcctcgtgggttctggattctggagcctctTTTCATATGTCTTTTGATTCTTCCGCGTTGTCTTCTCTCCGACCTCTTGATTCGCCTGATAATGTTCGTACTGCCGATGGCACatctcttcctgttgctagtcgtggtaTTCTTTCCACTCCCTCCTTTTCTGTTCCGAGTGTTTCACATGTTCTTCAtattaccatgaatcttttttccgctgcccaacttactgattctggttgtcgtgtcattcttgacaccgactcttgctccattcaggatcgtcgcaccaaggctttggttggtgctggccctcGGTGCCGTGAGTCTGAGGGCgtttgggaggttgactggctttgtgttccttccgctgccaccaattctgccagctctcatgctcttgctgcctcttcgtctgcgtccttccagcagtggcatcatcgccttggtcacatctgtggctctcgcttatcttctttagttcgtcagggcctcttagggtctaTATCTGGAGATGTCTtcttacattgtaatggttgcagacttggcaaacagactcaGATACCTTATCCTACCAGTGAGTCTGTATCTCAtcgtccttttgacttagttcattctgatgtctggggtcctactccctttgattcgaaaggtggtcatcgctattatgttttgtttattgatgatttctctcgctacacttggctctacttcataAAATCTCGTAGCGAGATTCTCCCTATATACAAACGTTTTGCTGCAATGGTTCACACCCAGTTTGCCACACCCATTCGCACTTTTCGTGCTAACTCCGCTGGAGAGTATATCTCTCAGCTATTGCGCGGTTTTCTcgcggaacagggtactcttgcccagttctcgtGTCCTGGTGCTCATACTCAGAATGGCGTTGCCGAACGAAAGCATCGTCATTTGCTTGAGACGGCTTGTGCGCTGATGATTGCCGCTTCCCTTCCccccatttttgggctgaggctgttttCGCATCCAGCTATCTCATCAACATTAAGCCCTCGTCTGCtctgcagggtggtattcctatggagtgtctcactggtcgctCTCCTGACTATTCTGCTCTTCGTATATTTGGCTGCgtgtgctatgttcttcttgccccccgagaacgcaccaaactgactgctcagtcggttgagtgtgttttccttggctatagtGATGAGCACAAGGGATATCGATGTTGGGATCATGTGGGTcgtcgcttgcgcatctcgcgtgatgtgactttTTACGAGTCTCGTTCTTACTACCCACGTTCTTGTTCCTTGATTTTCTCGGTGGCCggcctctctttccttctccttcccgatacaccctgctatgtgcctcatgttggggaacgtagcagaaattcaaaattttcctacatgtcaccaagatctatctatggagaaaccagcaacgaggggaaggagagtgcatctacatacccttgtagatcgctacgcggaagcgttcaagtgaacggggttgatggagtcgtactcgtcgtgattcaaatcaccgatgatcctagtgccgaacggacggcacctccgtgttcaacacacgtacagcccggtgacgtctcctatgccttgatccagtaaggggagaaggagaggttggggaagactccatccagcagcagcacgacggcgtggtggtggtggaggagcgtagTACTCtaccagggcttcgccaagcaccgcgagatatgaggagaaagagaggtagggctgcgccagggagaggtcaagaa
Proteins encoded in this window:
- the LOC123099026 gene encoding UPF0481 protein At3g47200; this encodes MAKVEHIMPDVEIEELGNSMKSELISCISSHIDYDSGSEFCLIPRIHPHIRMIDRNSYDPIMLSIGPYNNGSSALSSMESEKWNRLDYILKLNCEKGLKDYLTIINRLEKRARMCYSGDIKMNKRKFLQTLLLDGCFVLVSLGGLNEFISAGPQRATASSSHAEIVEEEMTSGQPNLTERIDIQQINTRNQNDIINIVVEENTVPEIELCLEISDHQTEQCVYQDNTRQIGQWYDIFVIHDLLLLENQIPFFIVEAIYEVVSSNKMTPTCKSGVARFIEMTLPFYPTAIRESSRPIDFDHLLHLCHMYFRPSSNEQEHKELTAQHYIHQFLQLGQGYLSHLGLSQDDHFPNRWRRATQYHEAGIEFKRRTYSEHNPHSLLDIKLRNGILEFPFLFVDDQTSVLFRNFIALEQTCPQVGNDVTAYIIFLAKLMSMPDDIALLARKGVIAHHMRSDRDVSQLFTRLTKGVVFDFYGNYYLNHMCLALEAYYQNRLHRWVAWLRHNHLSNPWLVVAALAGVIVLFCTIAQTVLTVESYVNPK
- the LOC123191234 gene encoding pyridoxal phosphate homeostasis protein — its product is MASVAAVEGAAAALRSVLSRAQQAAARAGRAPESVRVVAVSKTKPVGVIRGVYDAGHRCFGENYVQELIDKAPQLPEDIEWHFIGNLQSNKAKALLAGVPSLDMVESVDDEKIANRLDRVVADLGRKPLKVLVQVNTSGEESKFGVDPSGCVGLAKHVKSSCPNLVFSGLMTIGMLDYSSTPENFKALTSCRKEVCDELGIPEEQCELSMGMSADFEQAIEMGSTNVRVGSTIFGAREYPKKN